From the genome of Solanum pennellii chromosome 6, SPENNV200:
AATTTACGTTATCAATTTGCATTTTCATTGGTAGCCTTATGCTAAACTTGCTcccatatttgatttttttttatttgtaattttattttaagaatgtaTTTGATTGAATGGTGTATTTTcgtatgaattttttaatacttAGTCATAATGATTTTCCATTACAGATTTAGTATATTtgaattcttttatatattttattcttagatTACAGTTTTGTTTACATAgtacatttaaattttataaattgtttaataaattaaatattaatattaaatagtaaatcGTCATATTAGTATACATAACTTACCATCAACTTGTAAATGTATGTAACTCTCACTAATTATATTCATTACTCTCAAATCTCATCGATAATCTCAAAtggattaatatttatttatgacaaCTCTTTGTATTTCTCAATGCTATCCAATAATAAATAGTGACATTTcacacaataatatataaatttaaaccaattgaaaaaaaaatgagaaaatatctATGCTCTCTTTTCTcgtctctttttatttatttagtttaacATTTATGTTTCATGCTTGTTGTTATTGTACAACGTACTTGTTGTTATTGTACAACGTACTTTCTAttgttgtgttattattattgataatttacTATGGCCTGTTGCTTTGTATACATTAACCTATCATGTTGTATTTTAATATCTTCATTGGAATATTGAATTTGTGTgatagttatttattttttttactttatgcaCTTTTAGtcactttataattaaagatataatatttttactagAAAGATATATGTAGTTTCTATCGAAACAATGATAAATTTGACGATACAAAATTCCTATGAAGTATCTTGggataaacgtgcaacgcacgttcctAAATCtagttaacataataaaaataaattaaaatatctaaatacaTATACTCAAAAGCTGAAGTATATACGAGATGAAATTTGAGTTTACTCAGAACACCAATCTGGCAAAgtgtgaaataaaagaaataacatCAGTCCAGCTGGACAAATTCAGTTATTTTCAATCCTTTTATAGTatgaaaacaacaaagaaattgAACAAGACACGTGCCGCCAAATGGCAGAACCGACTAACTCTAATAATTTGATCATTTGTCAACTTTTTAGTTCACCTTCACTCACCAACCACCTTGTTCTCAACTTCTTTACTTCCCCACATACTTGaaacttcaaaatttgaaaatttgtagTCCATTAAATTGTCAAGTTGATTTTCTTGAAACATAATCCTATTTCCATATTTGCAACATATGGCTCTCTGTTTCATTTCCTCTGTTTTGGCTCTGCTGTTACTGTTTGTAGCAGAACTTCATGTCTGTGTAGTTTATGGCAGTGTTATTTTGGGTTCAAGATTGTTAGCTAAAGAGAACCAAGCATGGTTTTCTGACAATGGAACTTTTGCTTTTGGCTTCACTCCTGCAGTGGACTCTAATGATCAATATCAGTTGGCAATTTGGTTTGCACAAATACCAGGAGACAGAACACTTGTTTGGTCTCCTAATATGTAAGTGAAACTGTTTAAGTTGTCTGTGCGTAGTGGTGGAGTCTGAGTTTTCACTAAAGAGATTCAAAATATACAGAAATGAATAACACAGAGATTTAATATTTgctatatatacctaaaaaaaaaattgactttgtATATGTAGTGTAATTTACCATCTAAGGCAGTTTGCATGAACCTCCCTTGTGTCCTCCTAGCTCCGCTCTTGCTTATAAGGTTTTGTTAGGTAGTAATATCTTTATTGATATAAGCTTTATATTTTCAGACACAGAACATAGATATATACGTGAAATTCTAGATCTGCATATATTAGTAGGAGGAAAAGTTGTATGATCAAACTGTAGCTTTCTTCATTAACTTTTCAAACACACGAAATCCGTTCCAGCTTTAGAGGTTGcttttttctttcaaagaacaagatttgagattttatgGTGAAAGACAAGTTCTTGAAAATGTTCAGGAGGTAGATGTAAGTACGGAATTATAGATAAGAATTGTTAGGTCTGATTTTAGAGAaggaacaaagaagaaaatataccTCCACCTCTAGTTTTTAATAAAGATTTTGCAGGTAATATAACTTTTTGGCCATTTTGTGTCAATCCTCTAAATAGAAATTCCCCAGTCAGCAAAGATGCAATCTTGGAGTTTGACACCACAGGAAATCTCATATTGATGGATGGAGACACCACAGTGTGGGCATCAAACACCTCGGAAGCAGGCGTTGAGTTGGCTGTCATGTCTGAAAATGGAAACTTCATTCTCTACAGCACCAACCTAAGTACTATTGCATGGCAAAGCTTTTCACATCCATCTGATACTCTCTTGCCTGGTCAATCCTTAACAGTATTACTAGAATTAACATCTTCAAAATCACCTTCTCATGGTCGTTACTACACTTTAAAAATGTTGCAGCAGCCCACTTCACTAAGCCTTGCATTGACCTATAATGTCCCCAACTCCTACGATTCATCGCCTGAATTTTACAGCAATTTTTCTTATTGGTCAGGGCCTGAAATATCAAATGTGACTGGAGATGTTACTGCTGTATTGGATAAAGCAGGAAGCTTTGGTATAGTTTATGGCTCATCTTCAGATGGAGCagtttatgtatataaaaatgatGGAGATAATGGAGGACTATCATCGGCTGTAAATCAAACGAATTCCAATGCTCCATCTATTCTTCGTCGATTAACCCTTGAGGTTTATGGAAATTTACGTTTGTATCGATGGGATAATGATGTGAATGGATCAAGGCAATGGGTTCCAGAGTGGGCAGCTGTGTCTAATCCATGTGATATTTCTGGAGTTTGTGGCAATGGGATATGTAATTTAGATAGAAGCAAAACAAATGCTTCTTGCACATGTTTGCCAGGGACTTCTACGGAGGGAAATGATGTTTCATGTTTGGGAAATTTTTCAGTGACAGGGAAATGTGGACCTCAGCATGAAAACTTGATGTCCAAGTTCAAGATTTCTACGGTTCAGAAAACAAATTACTATTTCTCAGAATCATCTGTCATAGGAAATTATAGTGATAAAGGGACTCTGTCCAAATGTGGTGATGCTTGCTTATCAAACTGTGATTGTGTTGCTTCTGTTTATGGACTTAGTGAGGAAAAGGCTTATTGTTGGTTACTCAGGAGCTTGGCATTTGGTGGATTTGAGGATCCTGTTTCGACTTTATTTGTGAAGGTTGAGGCCAATGCCACGGTATCTGGAAAACCTGGGAATTCATCAGATGAGTCGAAGACTAGGCACGATAAGGTTTTGGTACTTCCTATAGTCCTGAGTATGACTCTTCTCATTTTGCTTCTCTGTTGCTTATTGTATATCAATATCCATAGGAGAAGATCTATGAGAAGGGCACTTGAGGGCTCTTTGCTGTTGTCTGGAGCTCCAATTAGCTTCAGCTACCGCGACCTGCAATGTTGGACTAACAATTTTTCCGAGTTACTTGGAACAGGTAAATATATggaatttttattacttttatgcTTCTAACCTCTCGACTATAGAAACCCTAGCACAGAAAACTGGTCTGTTTCAAATAAGGTAAGAATATGATCAGTAACATTGCTGCTTTGACAGGTGGATTTGGAAGTGTGTATAAAGGAAGTTTAAAGGATGCAAAATTGATTGCAGTAAAGAAACTTGATAAAGTTTCACCTCATGGGGAGAAGGAATTTATAACAGAGGTCAAAACCATTGGCTCTATGCATCATCTGAACTTGGTTCGTCTATGCGGATACTGTTCTGAGGGAACCCAACGGTAAGTTTAACTTTTCTTCACTGTAATTTGTGATGTATAGATTGGGAAGTATGTATAATTGTAGAATCACAGTCAAGGACTAGCACAACTTTCACTAAAATTTTCACTCTTTGGCAGGCTACTAGTTTATGAGTACATGAAAAATGGTTCATTAGACAAGTggatatttcattcattaagtACAAGAAATAGACTACTGGATTGGGCGTCACGTTTCCGCATAGCAGTTGGCACTGCACAAGGGATAGCCTATTTTCATGAGCAATGTAGGAACAGAATAATACATTGTGACATCAAACCAGAAAACATACTTCTGGATGAGAATTTCTGCCCTAAAGTATCTGATTTTGGACTAGCTAAGTTAATGGGAAGAGAGCACTCTCATGTTGTCACAATGATCCGAGGAACGAGAGGTTATTTAGCCCCCGAGTGGGTCAGCAATCGACCTATCACTGTAAAAGCTGATGTTTACAGCTATGGCATGCTTCTTCTAGAGATTATTGGTGGTCGGAGAAATCTTGATATGACTTGTGATGCAGATGACTTCTTTTATCCTGGATGGGCTTACAAGGTACACATGGAATCCTCTACTTATATTCATAGTGTTCCCTCCTTTCTGGTACATGTTCTcttcactatttttcttttcttttatttcaggAGATGACAAGTGGAACACCCGTAAAAGTTGTAGATAGGCGACTTGGAGGAGCAGTAGAAGAAAAAGAGGTAACGAGAGCACTGATGGTTGCCTTCTGGTGTATTCAGGATGAAGTGTCAAACAGGCCTTCCATGGGAGAAGTGGTGAAGATGTTGGAAGGATCAGTTGACATGAATATGCCACCAATGCCACAGACAGTTTTGGAGTTGATAGAGGAAGGCTTAGATCAAGTATACAAGGCAATGAAGAGGGAACTCAATCAGTACAGTTCCTTCTCCATTGCTACTCATCCATCATCTTATGCTACATGCAGTCACTCCAGTATGTCACCTAGATAGTTGAAGATGAAATCGAACACAGTTTTCCCTAGGATTAAGCAATCATATCATCATTGATTATTCATTCCCTGTCTCCCAAAAGAAGTCCCAGAAAAAGAAGGGAACACGACCACTTTTGTATCATGTGTTGCTACAACACCATACACATTGCAAGAACTCACTGTCTTGCTTTATTGTTTAATTTCACTCAATTCTCTAGTCTCTCAGATATCTCCACCATTTCCTCTGTATAGATCCTTTCTATCTCTTTTTCGGTTTCTTTTATACTACTAATGTAAACAACCGTAATCAGATCATATCAGACTTCCAAACCATCCAACAACAGCTAGTAAGTAGTGATTATATTTAACCAGAGGGTTAGAGCCTGCTGGGAGTTGCCTTTGTTATAGAGAACACATTACTCACGTTAGAACCCTGTTGGGAGTTGCCTTTGTTAGAGAACGCTTTACTCCCAATATAGGACTTCCCAACTGAAATTACCAGCTGAATCCTAATCAAATTTAGGAGCAAATTTGAAGTTGTTTCACAGTTGAAGATTTTATAGTGTATTACTGAGGATTAGCAAAATGAGTGTTTAGTGAGCAATGTAAAAGAAAGGATTAGAGGTGATTTTTGTGTGTTTAACAGCAACTAAATTGAAGATTGGAAGGTGTAAAGAATTTCATTCATAATACAGGAAGATTGTACATTTATGACCCTGAAAAAAGACTTTGCTAGCATGCCTAAATAAAACCtgttaaaatcaagaaaattggTAGGCTAAAGCTTCTAAGCTGCAGTTGGTTAGCTCACTGCATACTGAACCTTCGTGGTGTTAACAGCCTACAGCAAGTTATGCACTAACATTTAGAGAAAGATCCGATTTCTTTCACCTAGCCAGTGGAATAGTTGAGGTACACAATCTTGCCAGATTCCTAATCTTGATCTACATCAAAATAAACCACCATTGAGTTCAATGCTTCCCCTCAATGGACTGATTGAGGTAGCAATTAGGCAACAGATGTGAAGTTTGATGCACCTCAGAATGTATTGCGGATCTGCACTTTGCTTCAATGTGATTGCGGTGAGTGATAACGAGACCAGTACTCCTTCACGAGCTTCCCAAAGAGTGAACCTTCATTCTTCATCAGATTCATAGGTTTATCATACTCCTCTAGTTTTCCTGTATTATAGCAACCAAAAGCAAGTCATGAGGATAACATTTTGAGATTAACATATTCTCTGAACTATTAAGTGAGTATTCAAAAGTAAACAGATAGATCCTACCGTCACTAATGGCCAGAACCATTGTACAATCCATTACTGTTGGTATTCTATGGGCAACTGTAATTACAGTACAGTTAGCAAATTCCGTCCTGATAGTTTTCTGCAATATCATATCGGTGGCATTGTCAATTGATGCTGTCGCTTCATCAAGCACCAATATCTTGCTTTTCCTCAAAAGAGCACGCCCCAAACAGAACAGCTGTCGCTGCCCCATGCTCCAGTTTGACCCGTCTTCTACAACTGAAATGAGTATATGGTCAATAACAACCCACTGGTATAAAACAACCTGACATGTTCAAAAGATTACCCAAGGAATCAAGCCCTTTATCTTTTTCCTTAACTGCCTCTTGTAGCTGACATTTCCCAAGAACCTTTGACAATgaagataaaaatgataataaataattagaaaaaagcTATGCTATTTATCAACTGATGCTAAAAAACAGTGGCCAAGTACACTACCTCCCAAATTTCCTGGTCAGTATGCTGACATAGGGGATCTAAATTGCATCTCACTGTTCCATTGAAAAGAGTAGGATCCTGAGGTATTACCCCGAAACGGGACCTCAAATCATGAAGACCAATTTTACAAATGTCTACTCCATCAACCACAATCCTTCCACCTGCAGGCTCCACTAGTCGGAATAGTGCACTAATGAGTGTACTCTTCCCACTGGCAGTTCGTCCAACAATACCAACTTTATGACCTCCTTCAAATGTACAGTTGATCCCCCTAAGAACAAGTCTGGAATCCTTCCAATATCTTATCTACTTTGAGGCATGCTCATTAGTATGTTTAACATCCCAAAAGATTGAAAATTAGGGCAGATGATGAAGTTACCTGCAAATCATGAATTTCAACTTTACCCCTCGAAGGCCAATTGACTGGGGGACGGTTCTCTTTTAAAATTTCAGGAGCTTCACTTGGTATATGCATATACTGGTTAAGTCTTTCCACAGAAATGATATAGTTCACCAAAGTGCATTGATATTGAATGGAAGAAACAAGGGTTATGTTTAGGGAAAGACCATAAGATAAAGCCATCCCAATAAATCCTGCAATAATATTAACAGGTATTAAGGAAGTAAATTGTGTATCACATAATGATCAAAGGTAAACAAAAAACAGAAATATGAGATATTCTTTCCGATTCCAAGCATATAATTAGTTGATTAACGTGCCAGAGCTGAAAGTCCCAGGAGGAAGTAAAACCATGCAAAGTGCTGCGGAAGCAAGAACAATTGCACTAATAGTTTCCAGACGTTGAATCAGCCACTCATTTGCTGCAAAATTGTGGAAGAAAGGACTGGCATTTATATCAATTAGTTCAAACGTTTTCACGAAAAATCTCTCTTCCTCCTTGAATGCCCTTATAGTCACAGCTCCAGCAATGGCTTCAGCAAGATGGTTGGCCACAAATGATTTGGTAGTTCCATTGATCCGCATCAACTCTTTGGCAGATGCAAAGTAGTATCTCTGTGGAAAAAATTAGGAACcaaaaaaatactaattcaTGATTTATCAGTTTGTCAGCTGGAAACACAGAATCAAACTTCCTTATTCCCCTAATATAACTAGTACCTGTAAGAGAATGGCCACATAAACCACAGGGATGGAGACAAACAAAACTTGCCAAGTAACAACACCTAGTACTgtaaaattagaataaaagtTTGTGGTAGATGCAACCGCAAAAATCAAGTAGAATGGGACGTCAAGATCAACTATACTCAAATCTGATGAGACCTGCAATAATGGGACGAGAAATGAAAATGTAGGAAAAATGTTTAGCTACATGaaaatacttaataaatatcatttttctctCAATTGCCACGTTCGAGATAATTACCCTGCTTAGTATCCTTCCCAAAGGTGTGGAATCATAAAATGACATAGGTGCACGGAAGAGAGAATTTAGTAGCTGTGAGAACAAGGACTTTGAAGATTGCAAACCCAAAAGAACAGTTGATAGAGATCTAGAGAGCAAAAATAGTGTGGATACAAATCCAATTAGCAAGTAAACTGAAATCAGTCTCAAAGTGCTAACTTCAGGATTTTCAACATTTGCAGCCATCCAGGAGTTCTGTAATATCTGACTGGCCACAAACGCAAGTTGCGAAACAACAGCTATGgcaaagaacaagtatcctttATTTTGATTCAAATACTGAACATAAGACttaaatccagtgtctccaACTTCCCTCTCCTCTTGCTTGATCAACTGATCTCCTCCAGAGGTTTTTGGTTGTTCACcactatctttatttttaatttctcttgAACAAGTATCACTTCTTGGTGAATAAAAAGCCTCCGAAACCCTTTCTGAACCAGCAGTCTCTTTGTGTGCATTAACCAAGTTTTGAAATTCTTTGCTCGAGGCCAATAACTGATCATATGAAGCTGAGCGTAAAATTTCTCCATCTGACATTAACTGCAAACCGAAGTAGATATATATATGCAACAATTTCATGTGAACATATAAAAAGATTTGGTTTTCTATTGAATACAAGCATGATGATTTCACACATAATTTCAAAAGATCAATTCAACCAGAGGAGACACACTATAATAACAGAGAGACGAGAGAGGAAGTGAGAAAAGTCAAATTGGAGAGAGAACTGCATGGATAAAACTCACCAGAACCAAATCGAATGCAGGAAGAAAATCAACTTGATGAGTCACAAGTAAGATAGTCTTCCCGGAAAGAGCTCCCATGATGTATTCCTGCATAGGATCAATTGAGCTTGCAAATGGAAAGAAACGACAAGAATCACATCACTAAAGAAATGCTCACGTTGAAGAGGCTTGTCGAGGTATGGGCATCTACAGCACTAAAGGGATCATCCAAGAGATATATATCCGCATCATGATACAAAGCACGAGCAAGTTGAATTCTCTGCTTTTGTCCACCACTAAGATTGACTCCTCTTTCTCCTATTTCTGTGAGATCACCATAAGGTAGTATCTCGAGATCTTTTAACAGTGAACACTTCTCCAAGGTTTGCTGGTATCTCTGGCTATCCAATGGAGAACCGAAcaatatattctcttgtattGTCCCTGTCTGAATCCATGCTGATTGAGAGACGTAGGCAGTTGTTCCATATACTTGAACCTGCAGATAACAGATAATATTGAGGATCAGTCATAGATACTGattttttcttgaactttgGTAAAACCGATATCATCATTATGCTAAACTTTAATCCTGCTTCTTATTACCTAACCCACTAGGAAAGAAGGAACCAACCATTACAACTTACTGTTCCTTGTATACTTGGAACCTCTCCCAGAATTGCTGATAGAAGAGATGACTTTCCTGAGCCCACTTCCCCACATATAGCAACCTTCTCACCTGGTTTAACCTCCAGATTAATGTTTCTGAGTGTTGGTCGCGATGGGTTCTCTTCCCATGAAAGATTAGCAGATTTGATGAGTACAGTATGATCTGTGCTTCTGATGTGTTCTTGTCTCATTTCCAGCTCAGATGCCTCAAGGAACTTGACAATCCTCTCAAAGGAGACCTTTGCTTGAATTACCACACCAATAACGTCCGGAGCTGTTCTAACAGGCTCCTGAACCAGGCGTAAAGTTGCTACAAAGGTAAAAACGTTGCTCGCATTTAGTGGAATACCAAGGAAATAACAAGTCCCAAAAGTAGCAGCAGAAACCAAAACAGGAGATGACCAGAAAAGGAAGCTATTATATGATCTACGCAACTGAACAGCTGATAACCACTTTTCTTCTACTTGCCTCAAAATTTGGATAACATTTTTGAAATGGGCTTCCCATGCATATAATCTTAGAACCTTCATACTAACAAGAGCCTCAGAAATAGCTTTTAGCCTATCATCTTGTGCAACCATTAACTTGGTCTGGAACTTATGCTGTAACATTGCAAGGGGAGTATTGCAAAGCACAGTGAGTATAATCACTACCAAGGATGCAATAGTTGCTACACCAACAACGTGAAAGAGAATTATAAGTACAAGGCAGAGCTGGACAGATGTTGTCCAGGTTTGATGCAGCCAAAAAGGAAACTCTCCAATACGATAAGCATCCACTGTAACATAGTTCATAATCTCACCACTGGAATGCATCAGCTTGGAGGCATTAGATAATCTAATTTGCTTCCTATAAATAGCAGCTGTAAGTAAAGACCTCACTTTAAGACCAATTAGTCTGCACCTGAAATACCACTGTCTTTGTGCTAAGGATTCCAAGCTCTTTGAAATGAAAAGCAGAATGGCCAAGAAAAGCCCCTCATTTCTGAAACTTGCATTTCCTTCAGCAACCTGAATAAAGGCATTAAGAAGCAAAGGGCCTGCTGACACAGTGACTACTTTCAGCAGTGCGAAGAATCCTGAAACAATAATTTCTATACGGTGACTTATGAAAATTGTCTTCAAAACTGATGGCTGGGAAGTGGGATCAACTTGTTTCTGTTTGTTCAATAGCTCCTCAAATATTAAGTAACACGATTCTGCACAATCGGACTCACGCAATCTAGGTATGTCCTCATCTTGAAGAGTTTTTTTCTTCCCCTTCTTCATCAGCGGATTCAACCACCAAAATGATATTTTACTCAAGATTCCAGCCTTAGCAAATGGAGTGACGGAACTAACTGAATTACTTTTACTAATTCCATTTAAGGGAGCATAAAGGTCATTTCCAATGGGATCTTCCTCCTTTAGCTCTTTATAGGTGCATAACAACAATAAACATGCTCCTAAAGAAGATAATATATCTAAAGCTATATTCAATGATGCCCTTTTGACAAGAATGGCAGCAAAAAGAGAGAAACCGCAAGAAACCCCAGCAAAGATAAAAgcaaaaattgacaaaatcttCAGGGGGGTTCTTGAGAAATATTTTCCTCGAAGACTTGTGGTACAACTTACTAATAACCATGTCGTTCCGTGAAACATGATTAATAACCACCAGTGTAGATGTAATGAACTGTGGGTTTTCATAACCTTATCTTCTAAAATCCAAATGCCAAATGCCAAATATGACAATCCTAGGAAGCCATTAAAAATGGCAGAAATCAACTGCAAACGCGAAAACCCCTGAAAACGAGCTGGAATATTGGTAGTTCTTAAGGATGTCTTCGAAAACAGATTGTATAAGAAGATGAGCAGAAGTATAACATCACAACAAATTATCAACACATGATTGATACATGATGAAGGATCTGTCATCGACCCAAAATCAGTATAGCAGAACTTCCCATTATCGTCCGAACAACCAGGTGCCCCACAAAACACAGTCCAGATATCCTTCATTTCTTTGTCCAATTCTTTCTCCCTGCAAATTTCACTTTCATTTGTATAGACTCAAGTGAAAAGGCAATTTACTCATGATGCCAAGTATGTTTACCAATATCAATCATATATACTAAAGAAGAGATATTCTAGAATAACACAATAACAACATACCAAATGTGATCCCACAAGTAAGGTCTGGGGCTGGTACTGTGTAACTGTGTATGCAGATCTAAGatcttacccctaccttgggaGGTACAGAGGTTTTTTATAAACCCTCTGCTCTAGGACAAGCATGCGAAGCAGTCAGGAAAAAAATGAACAGAAGTAAAGAAGCCCTGAAAAAATTTTAGACATAGCACGACAAAGCATTCTGAATGagaaaaaagaacaataacTGCAACGtaataatacataaatcaaAGAACAAGAAACCCCAAGAGTAATACTACGACTATTGGCCTGCGACCTTAACATAAGGTGACTGACCAGCAACACTTGGTTATAACATCCACTGATGGTGTATAAATTATTTAGATAAGTTAAATCGGTGTTTAATTAGTTTAAGGACTTATACATGAATGTATTCACACGTCACAAGGTACTCGGGATCCAGGGAGTGTCTTTgccaaaaaataaaactaactacacaggtaaagaaaaaaaaaaaaaatatatatatatatatactttttcgTGTTTTTTTTGTATAGTTTGACTCTTGAAAATCCCGATTCCTCACTATCGATATATATAAAATGGAAATTCAACTGGGAAGAGTAAATTAAAATCCAATTAACAACCAAGAAACAACATAAATAACAGATACAACACTCTGGAGcattagacaaaaaaaaaatgaacaaattcaaaGGCAATTAATTACAACTTGGAGGTAGGAAATAAAATGTTTAATCCATGGACATGCAAgtgttcttaattaattaaacaggATACCGTGCAACAACGTAATTGCAGAGTCAAAGAAAAGGATTAACCAGAGGAAGACAAAAACAAGTTATTGGAGTCCCCGAGATACtgtcaaaacaaaaacaatctATCTACTCCTTATCAAGTAAGGCAAATAACTTGTTATTCGTAATTTTATTGCGTTTTGATGATTGACAAAATGTTGTGCAAATAGTAGAATAACTTGTATGATTTTCTTGGGATATTGTGAAGGTGATATTTGGTTAATTAGCGGTTAGCAGCGAACAAGCA
Proteins encoded in this window:
- the LOC107023653 gene encoding ABC transporter C family member 10-like isoform X1; translated protein: MANYRLRSVKNASRKQIHIGKSKANYSMIFCKKHPKHRQSSGVCSVCLTEKLSPLSASNTGTVTCWVHHRMASLLKGIRSLAACIMRQRGADHERGFFHRLLHSRRRNKKDSECLVHGREVQNKIRDRKWEKELDKEMKDIWTVFCGAPGCSDDNGKFCYTDFGSMTDPSSCINHVLIICCDVILLLIFLYNLFSKTSLRTTNIPARFQGFSRLQLISAIFNGFLGLSYLAFGIWILEDKVMKTHSSLHLHWWLLIMFHGTTWLLVSCTTSLRGKYFSRTPLKILSIFAFIFAGVSCGFSLFAAILVKRASLNIALDILSSLGACLLLLCTYKELKEEDPIGNDLYAPLNGISKSNSVSSVTPFAKAGILSKISFWWLNPLMKKGKKKTLQDEDIPRLRESDCAESCYLIFEELLNKQKQVDPTSQPSVLKTIFISHRIEIIVSGFFALLKVVTVSAGPLLLNAFIQVAEGNASFRNEGLFLAILLFISKSLESLAQRQWYFRCRLIGLKVRSLLTAAIYRKQIRLSNASKLMHSSGEIMNYVTVDAYRIGEFPFWLHQTWTTSVQLCLVLIILFHVVGVATIASLVVIILTVLCNTPLAMLQHKFQTKLMVAQDDRLKAISEALVSMKVLRLYAWEAHFKNVIQILRQVEEKWLSAVQLRRSYNSFLFWSSPVLVSAATFGTCYFLGIPLNASNVFTFVATLRLVQEPVRTAPDVIGVVIQAKVSFERIVKFLEASELEMRQEHIRSTDHTVLIKSANLSWEENPSRPTLRNINLEVKPGEKVAICGEVGSGKSSLLSAILGEVPSIQGTVQVYGTTAYVSQSAWIQTGTIQENILFGSPLDSQRYQQTLEKCSLLKDLEILPYGDLTEIGERGVNLSGGQKQRIQLARALYHDADIYLLDDPFSAVDAHTSTSLFNEYIMGALSGKTILLVTHQVDFLPAFDLVLLMSDGEILRSASYDQLLASSKEFQNLVNAHKETAGSERVSEAFYSPRSDTCSREIKNKDSGEQPKTSGGDQLIKQEEREVGDTGFKSYVQYLNQNKGYLFFAIAVVSQLAFVASQILQNSWMAANVENPEVSTLRLISVYLLIGFVSTLFLLSRSLSTVLLGLQSSKSLFSQLLNSLFRAPMSFYDSTPLGRILSRVSSDLSIVDLDVPFYLIFAVASTTNFYSNFTVLGVVTWQVLFVSIPVVYVAILLQRYYFASAKELMRINGTTKSFVANHLAEAIAGAVTIRAFKEEERFFVKTFELIDINASPFFHNFAANEWLIQRLETISAIVLASAALCMVLLPPGTFSSGFIGMALSYGLSLNITLVSSIQYQCTLVNYIISVERLNQYMHIPSEAPEILKENRPPVNWPSRGKVEIHDLQIRYWKDSRLVLRGINCTFEGGHKVGIVGRTASGKSTLISALFRLVEPAGGRIVVDGVDICKIGLHDLRSRFGVIPQDPTLFNGTVRCNLDPLCQHTDQEIWEVLGKCQLQEAVKEKDKGLDSLVVEDGSNWSMGQRQLFCLGRALLRKSKILVLDEATASIDNATDMILQKTIRTEFANCTVITVAHRIPTVMDCTMVLAISDGKLEEYDKPMNLMKNEGSLFGKLVKEYWSRYHSPQSH
- the LOC107023653 gene encoding ABC transporter C family member 10-like isoform X2, encoding MANYRLRSVKNASRKQIHIGKSKANYSMIFCKKHPKHRQSSGVCSVCLTEKLSPLSASNTGTVTCWVHHRMASLLKGIRSLAACIMRQRGADHERGFFHRLLHSRRRNKKDSECLVHGREVQNKIRDRKWEKELDKEMKDIWTVFCGAPGCSDDNGKFCYTDFGSMTDPSSCINHVLIICCDVILLLIFLYNLFSKTSLRTTNIPARFQGFSRLQLISAIFNGFLGLSYLAFGIWILEDKVMKTHSSLHLHWWLLIMFHGTTWLLVSCTTSLRGKYFSRTPLKILSIFAFIFAGVSCGFSLFAAILVKRASLNIALDILSSLGACLLLLCTYKELKEEDPIGNDLYAPLNGISKSNSVSSVTPFAKAGILSKISFWWLNPLMKKGKKKTLQDEDIPRLRESDCAESCYLIFEELLNKQKQVDPTSQPSVLKTIFISHRIEIIVSGFFALLKVVTVSAGPLLLNAFIQVAEGNASFRNEGLFLAILLFISKSLESLAQRQWYFRCRLIGLKVRSLLTAAIYRKQIRLSNASKLMHSSGEIMNYVTVDAYRIGEFPFWLHQTWTTSVQLCLVLIILFHVVGVATIASLVVIILTVLCNTPLAMLQHKFQTKLMVAQDDRLKAISEALVSMKVLRLYAWEAHFKNVIQILRQVEEKWLSAVQLRRSYNSFLFWSSPVLVSAATFGTCYFLGIPLNASNVFTFVATLRLVQEPVRTAPDVIGVVIQAKVSFERIVKFLEASELEMRQEHIRSTDHTVLIKSANLSWEENPSRPTLRNINLEVKPGEKVAICGEVGSGKSSLLSAILGEVPSIQGTVQVYGTTAYVSQSAWIQTGTIQENILFGSPLDSQRYQQTLEKCSLLKDLEILPYGDLTEIGERGVNLSGGQKQRIQLARALYHDADIYLLDDPFSAVDAHTSTSLFNEYIMGALSGKTILLVTHQVDFLPAFDLVLLLASSKEFQNLVNAHKETAGSERVSEAFYSPRSDTCSREIKNKDSGEQPKTSGGDQLIKQEEREVGDTGFKSYVQYLNQNKGYLFFAIAVVSQLAFVASQILQNSWMAANVENPEVSTLRLISVYLLIGFVSTLFLLSRSLSTVLLGLQSSKSLFSQLLNSLFRAPMSFYDSTPLGRILSRVSSDLSIVDLDVPFYLIFAVASTTNFYSNFTVLGVVTWQVLFVSIPVVYVAILLQRYYFASAKELMRINGTTKSFVANHLAEAIAGAVTIRAFKEEERFFVKTFELIDINASPFFHNFAANEWLIQRLETISAIVLASAALCMVLLPPGTFSSGFIGMALSYGLSLNITLVSSIQYQCTLVNYIISVERLNQYMHIPSEAPEILKENRPPVNWPSRGKVEIHDLQIRYWKDSRLVLRGINCTFEGGHKVGIVGRTASGKSTLISALFRLVEPAGGRIVVDGVDICKIGLHDLRSRFGVIPQDPTLFNGTVRCNLDPLCQHTDQEIWEVLGKCQLQEAVKEKDKGLDSLVVEDGSNWSMGQRQLFCLGRALLRKSKILVLDEATASIDNATDMILQKTIRTEFANCTVITVAHRIPTVMDCTMVLAISDGKLEEYDKPMNLMKNEGSLFGKLVKEYWSRYHSPQSH